From the genome of Anabrus simplex isolate iqAnaSimp1 chromosome X, ASM4041472v1, whole genome shotgun sequence, one region includes:
- the LOC136886807 gene encoding F-box/LRR-repeat protein 2 isoform X1 has protein sequence MEAAVNSLPSEVLETIFAHCTRRDLLQSIQNVCSRWREVAHSTRLWKDVTYCPEYKARSEEVVKMLKISPNLQNITLEDSFDDTVLQAITENCAELRKLEILTLPDLDLNFLKTLQEKCPKVQYLSIPHSVLTDFDKCEVVGKFTNLKVLNLTGDPDTNTSLILKPVADHCKKLEHLEFWTDRFEMNDLRHLLCMRKDTLHTLGVCCCNESGECVLPALSICELKSLSLFNYSDCWRHYEKIEYFGKLKTVRALSITDFNSEDESDDLQEIFENENMAQLAELKLILSTYFDDYVTEVLIKNCPLLKDLSLISCYRMTDASLKMITNFKELNSLTISDISFVTETGILHLQSVKCLKCLKISICKVGLRNIVKLSKLRHLSLEWQDLAEFPWDLVPHHMQNLQCLQIYHCRNVDTCALEKLKTVLPSLKVKVKVSKYDEIII, from the coding sequence ATGGAGGCTGCAGTAAATTCTCTGCCCAGCGAGGTACTGGAGACAATCTTCGCCCACTGCACTCGCAGAGATCTGCTTCAGTCAATTCAGAATGTGTGTTCTCGGTGGAGGGAAGTAGCCCACAGTACCAGGCTGTGGAAGGATGTGACCTACTGTCCTGAATACAAAGCAAGATCCGAAGAAGTTGTGAAAATGTTGAAGATTTCTCCAAACTTACAGAACATTACTCTAGAGGACAGCTTTGATGATACAGTCCTACAGGCAATAACAGAAAATTGTGCGGAACTGAGAAAGTTAGAAATACTTACACTTCCAGACCTTGATCTCAACTTTCTTAAGACCTTGCAGGAAAAATGTCCAAAAGTTCAGTATCTGAGTATTCCACACTCAGTGTTGACAGACTTTGATAAGTGTGAGGTGGTTGGAAAATTCACCAATTTGAAGGTTTTAAATTTGACTGGAGATCCAGACACAAATACTTCGCTGATCTTAAAACCAGTTGCAGACCATTGTAAGAAGCTAGAACATCTAGAGTTTTGGACTGATAGGTTTGAAATGAATGACCTTCGCCATCTTCTATGCATGAGAAAAGACACCCTGCACACTCTAGGAGTATGTTGCTGCAACGAATCCGGTGAATGTGTGCTCCCAGCTCTGTCGATCTGCGAGCTGAAGTCTTTGTCTCTGTTCAACTACAGTGACTGTTGGAGGCATTATGAGAAAattgaatattttggaaaactgAAGACTGTAAGAGCACTTTCAATTACCGATTTTAATTCTGAAGATGAGTCAGATGATCTCCAAGAAATATTTGAAAACGAAAATATGGCACAGTTAGCAGAATTAAAGCTTATACTATCAACTTATTTTGATGATTATGTTACTGAAGTACTTATAAAAAACTGTCCGCTATTGAAGGATCTTTCTTTGATAAGCTGTTATCGAATGACGGATGCTAGTTTAAAAATGATTACTAATTTTAAAGAGCTCAATTCTTTGACTATATCTGATATCAGTTTTGTGACAGAGACTGGGATACTTCATTTACAAAGTGTAAAATGTTTGAAGTGCCTTAAAATTTCGATCTGTAAAGTAGGTCTGCGAAATATTGTAAAATTGAGTAAATTAAGGCATCTGAGTCTAGAGTGGCAAGACCTTGCTGAATTTCCCTGGGATCTAGTTCCTCATCACATGCAGAATCTCCAATGTCTTCAGATCTACCATTGTAGAAATGTGGACACATGTGCTCTCGAGAAACTGAAGACTGTGTTGCCTTCTTtgaaagtgaaagtgaaggtgTCAAAGTATGATGAAATAATTATATGA